One Tenuifilum sp. 4138str genomic region harbors:
- a CDS encoding caspase family protein — protein MKTFIKATLLSAWSIIGLLATTQAQEFSKLTPKQIGDKITLEYAISGEAVGQQFTVSPFYSIDGGKSFLPLKSVKGNVGNNLPGGRNQIIVWDVLKDLKELDSDVVFKLEGVSKSVVPLQDDFRDVLFKLESLNRTPDGNVELILSITNNGPTRDLKMINGLITITDFNKRKYDAQKGKIAEVEGNERYSTPQRTIKKGENVKARFLFERVPAEVDRAMRLDIGIELITDETYGIDLKIGKLQFRDLPVSTVQTAGMRVEQTKKLQLASSPEHFTIRKVEVVDNNPPVIKLISPANIPLVGKEATRGRPYAQSSIGMDDKRLRSLATGEELATTDEFTMVKAKVTDESGIYDVTVNGISTEPSKDGVFQVKVPLEIGRNEIVIRAVDLRQNSIEKKFFVLRKSPSGKVAKGDTEELDLVFDSPKTAPRYFALIMGANDYADDAITDLDNPIQDATKLYNVLVNRYTFDPSNVIFLKNPTREQMINAMDWLTRKVTKYDNLLVFYAGHGFWDKETDFGYWIPTDSKSNSTANWLANSQIKDYVAAIKSKHTLVIADACFGGSIFRSRKAFEEGSQSVKKAFDAPSRKAMTSGNLTEVPDRSVFLEQLVDKLNNNTKSYVTAEELFASIRNVVLSSSPVTPMYGDIKDAGDQGGDFIFVLK, from the coding sequence ATGAAAACATTTATCAAAGCAACGCTACTCTCAGCATGGAGTATCATAGGTTTACTTGCTACAACGCAAGCGCAAGAATTTAGCAAGCTAACGCCTAAACAGATAGGCGATAAAATTACTCTTGAATACGCCATTTCCGGCGAGGCTGTGGGACAGCAATTTACAGTTTCGCCCTTCTACTCCATCGATGGGGGGAAATCGTTCTTACCGCTCAAGAGCGTTAAGGGTAATGTTGGAAACAATCTCCCCGGCGGTAGAAATCAAATAATTGTTTGGGATGTACTAAAAGACCTCAAGGAACTTGACTCCGATGTGGTTTTCAAGCTCGAGGGTGTCTCAAAAAGCGTTGTGCCCCTTCAGGACGATTTCCGTGACGTTCTCTTTAAGCTGGAGAGCTTAAATCGCACACCCGATGGGAACGTTGAGCTGATACTCTCCATTACCAACAACGGCCCCACCCGCGATTTAAAAATGATTAACGGGTTAATCACCATCACCGATTTCAATAAACGTAAATACGATGCCCAGAAGGGTAAAATAGCAGAGGTTGAAGGGAACGAGCGTTACTCCACCCCACAACGAACCATTAAGAAGGGCGAGAACGTTAAGGCCCGCTTCCTGTTTGAGCGTGTACCCGCCGAGGTTGACCGCGCCATGAGGCTCGATATAGGTATTGAACTAATAACCGATGAAACTTATGGCATTGACCTGAAAATTGGCAAGCTTCAATTCCGCGACCTTCCCGTTAGCACCGTTCAAACTGCAGGGATGCGTGTTGAACAAACCAAAAAACTTCAGCTAGCGTCATCGCCTGAGCATTTTACCATTCGCAAGGTGGAGGTAGTTGACAATAACCCGCCGGTAATTAAGCTTATTTCGCCAGCCAACATCCCGCTTGTAGGCAAAGAGGCAACTCGCGGTCGCCCATACGCACAGTCGTCCATTGGGATGGACGATAAGCGGCTCCGCTCCCTTGCTACCGGAGAGGAACTTGCCACCACCGATGAGTTTACCATGGTTAAGGCCAAGGTTACCGATGAGAGCGGGATATACGATGTAACCGTTAACGGTATTTCTACCGAGCCCTCAAAGGATGGAGTATTCCAGGTTAAGGTTCCTTTGGAGATAGGAAGGAACGAGATTGTAATCCGCGCAGTTGACTTACGCCAGAATAGCATTGAAAAGAAATTCTTCGTGCTTCGGAAATCACCCTCTGGAAAGGTAGCAAAGGGCGACACCGAAGAACTTGACCTGGTTTTTGATTCCCCAAAAACAGCCCCTCGTTACTTTGCTCTAATCATGGGTGCCAACGACTATGCCGACGATGCCATTACCGATTTGGATAATCCCATACAAGATGCCACCAAGCTTTATAACGTTCTGGTTAATCGCTATACATTCGACCCAAGCAATGTAATCTTCCTGAAAAATCCAACCCGCGAGCAAATGATAAATGCCATGGATTGGCTTACCCGTAAGGTAACCAAGTACGATAACCTATTGGTATTTTATGCGGGCCATGGTTTTTGGGATAAGGAAACCGACTTTGGTTACTGGATACCCACCGATTCAAAATCGAATAGTACTGCCAATTGGCTGGCTAATAGTCAAATAAAGGATTACGTTGCTGCCATCAAATCGAAACATACCCTGGTGATTGCCGACGCATGCTTTGGTGGAAGTATTTTCCGTTCACGTAAGGCTTTTGAGGAGGGGTCACAATCAGTTAAAAAGGCATTTGATGCCCCAAGCCGTAAGGCTATGACTAGCGGTAACCTTACCGAGGTGCCCGACCGTAGCGTATTCCTTGAGCAGCTTGTTGACAAGCTAAACAATAACACCAAGAGTTACGTAACTGCCGAGGAACTTTTTGCCTCAATCCGCAATGTGGTATTAAGTAGCAGTCCTGTAACCCCAATGTACGGCGATATTAAAGATGCTGGCGATCAGGGTGGTGACTTTATTTTTGTTCTCAAATAG
- a CDS encoding MFS transporter: MKKGFGSFGKSFWTAITMEFFERGSYYGVMSVLSVYLVLSTDQGGLGFTKEKVGIIKSVITPLLYILPIVAGAIADRFGYRKTLFFAFAVMSSGYFLTSISTSYSAVFLSLTLMAIGAGTFKPIISGTIARTTNESNSSLGFGIYYWSINLGAFLFPLLLVPYLKSLGWNYILLMAAFGTGWLLFLNFFVFREPARPQSQKNLVQVFADMLLVLKDYKFILTIVIYSGFWILYFQMYDSVLWFLKERIDMTPVNNAVNSFLAIFVDNPSWRFDAEHVTVVNAGTIILLQLIVSAILKNAKPLPTMIVGISFGTLGLGLLAISTYAWVFILGLVIFTIGEMTAHPKFISYIGLIAPQDKKALYLGYSFLYGVIGSGIGGVLGAFAYVKFVTNMNRPELFWLMFCGIGVLTIIGLILFNRFVLKGSKPS, encoded by the coding sequence ATGAAAAAAGGCTTTGGCTCGTTTGGTAAAAGTTTTTGGACTGCCATTACCATGGAGTTCTTTGAACGAGGCTCATACTACGGTGTGATGTCGGTTCTTTCGGTTTACCTGGTTCTTAGTACTGATCAAGGCGGATTGGGTTTTACCAAAGAAAAGGTAGGAATCATAAAAAGCGTTATTACGCCGTTACTATATATACTCCCCATAGTGGCAGGAGCCATTGCCGATAGATTTGGCTACCGAAAAACACTATTCTTTGCCTTTGCCGTAATGAGTTCAGGGTACTTCCTAACAAGCATTAGCACCTCATACTCTGCTGTATTCCTAAGCCTTACGCTCATGGCAATAGGAGCGGGAACCTTTAAACCAATAATTTCCGGAACAATAGCCCGAACCACCAACGAGTCGAACTCATCGTTAGGATTTGGAATATATTACTGGTCTATAAACCTTGGTGCCTTTCTTTTCCCATTACTCTTAGTCCCTTACCTTAAATCGTTGGGTTGGAACTACATTCTGCTGATGGCCGCATTTGGCACAGGTTGGCTGCTTTTTTTAAATTTCTTTGTATTCCGTGAACCCGCAAGGCCACAAAGCCAGAAAAACCTTGTTCAGGTTTTTGCCGATATGCTTTTGGTTCTGAAAGATTATAAGTTCATACTAACCATAGTAATATACTCAGGTTTCTGGATTCTTTACTTTCAGATGTACGACTCTGTACTCTGGTTCTTGAAGGAGCGTATCGATATGACCCCCGTTAACAATGCCGTAAATTCCTTTTTGGCTATTTTTGTCGATAATCCATCGTGGAGGTTTGATGCTGAACATGTTACAGTAGTTAACGCGGGAACCATAATACTTTTGCAGCTTATAGTATCGGCAATTCTAAAGAATGCCAAACCCTTACCAACCATGATAGTTGGAATATCGTTTGGGACACTGGGACTTGGCCTTTTGGCCATTTCAACCTATGCATGGGTTTTTATTTTAGGATTAGTGATTTTTACCATTGGCGAGATGACCGCCCACCCAAAGTTTATTTCCTATATAGGTTTAATTGCGCCACAGGACAAAAAAGCCCTTTACCTGGGCTACTCATTCCTTTACGGAGTAATAGGTAGCGGTATTGGTGGGGTTCTTGGAGCTTTTGCTTACGTTAAGTTTGTAACTAACATGAACCGCCCCGAGTTGTTCTGGTTGATGTTTTGCGGAATTGGTGTATTAACCATTATCGGTTTAATCCTGTTTAACAGGTTTGTTCTAAAGGGTTCAAAGCCGAGCTAA
- the der gene encoding ribosome biogenesis GTPase Der — MGNLIAIVGRPNVGKSTFFNRLVGWRHAIVDEIAGVTRDRIYGKSDWNGKEFSVIDTGGWVENSDDIFEEEIRKQVLIAIDEADIITFLVDAQEGITDMDIAVAEILRRSSKPVYLVANKVDNNAIRMQAGEFYSLGLGDPWCISSINGSGTGDLLDDIVKHFTDIDESAEQNEVPRIAVVGRPNVGKSSLINTFIGEERNIVTPLAGTTRDAIDTHYRKFGHDFIIVDTAGLRRKTKVKEDLEFYSVMRSVRAIESSDVCLLLIDATQGIERQDMNIFSLIVRNKKGLVLVVNKWDLVEKNNKTVDEYTKLIKERIAPFNDVPIIFASALTKQRVFKVIEAAMQVYENRKRRIPTSELNNFLQETLQIKEPPVYKGKLVKIKYAAQLPTKTPQFAFFCNLPQYIKDPYKRFIENRLREKFNLTGVPIQIYFREK, encoded by the coding sequence ATGGGAAATTTAATTGCTATTGTAGGAAGGCCCAACGTGGGTAAATCGACATTCTTTAACCGTTTGGTTGGCTGGCGCCATGCCATTGTTGACGAAATTGCCGGCGTTACCCGCGACCGCATTTACGGGAAAAGCGATTGGAATGGAAAGGAATTCTCAGTGATTGACACGGGCGGTTGGGTGGAAAATTCCGATGATATTTTTGAGGAGGAGATTCGCAAGCAGGTGCTTATTGCTATTGATGAGGCCGATATTATCACCTTCCTGGTTGATGCCCAGGAGGGCATAACCGACATGGATATTGCTGTGGCAGAGATACTGAGGCGGAGTTCAAAGCCCGTTTACCTGGTGGCCAACAAGGTTGACAATAACGCCATACGCATGCAAGCGGGTGAGTTCTACAGCTTGGGTCTTGGCGACCCATGGTGTATCTCATCCATCAATGGTTCCGGTACGGGCGATTTGCTCGATGATATTGTGAAACATTTCACCGATATTGATGAGTCAGCTGAGCAAAACGAAGTGCCCCGCATTGCCGTTGTTGGCCGCCCAAATGTGGGTAAATCGTCGTTAATCAACACCTTTATTGGTGAGGAACGTAACATTGTAACCCCGTTGGCCGGCACCACGCGCGATGCCATTGATACCCACTACCGTAAGTTTGGCCATGATTTTATTATTGTCGATACTGCTGGCCTACGGCGTAAAACCAAGGTAAAGGAGGATTTGGAGTTTTACTCCGTGATGCGTTCCGTAAGGGCAATTGAGAGCTCCGATGTATGCCTTTTGCTCATTGACGCCACCCAAGGAATTGAACGGCAGGATATGAATATCTTCAGCCTTATAGTCCGCAATAAGAAAGGTTTAGTGCTGGTTGTAAACAAATGGGATTTGGTGGAAAAGAACAACAAAACCGTTGATGAGTACACCAAGCTCATCAAGGAACGAATTGCCCCTTTCAACGATGTTCCTATCATTTTTGCATCGGCATTAACCAAACAGCGTGTTTTCAAGGTGATTGAAGCCGCCATGCAGGTTTACGAAAATCGTAAGCGCCGAATTCCCACTTCGGAGCTAAACAATTTTCTGCAGGAAACACTGCAAATCAAGGAGCCGCCGGTTTATAAGGGTAAACTTGTGAAAATTAAGTATGCCGCGCAGTTACCCACCAAAACCCCACAGTTTGCATTTTTCTGCAACTTGCCACAGTATATAAAGGATCCTTACAAGCGATTCATTGAAAATAGGCTAAGGGAAAAGTTTAACCTTACCGGAGTACCTATTCAAATATACTTTAGGGAGAAGTAG
- a CDS encoding glycosyltransferase family 2 protein: MISVCIPVYNFDVTELVGELIAQANRLQYPIEILIFDDHSHSYFRNRNSLLASHSLVNYLEFDFNIGRSKIRNRLADVATGQWLLFLDCDVMVDDPNYLKRYIENLPNAKVVCGGRKYGPQAIPSRASAPLEIRR; the protein is encoded by the coding sequence ATGATTTCGGTTTGCATTCCGGTTTACAATTTCGATGTTACCGAGCTGGTTGGTGAGCTTATTGCTCAGGCCAACCGGTTGCAATACCCTATTGAGATTCTCATATTCGACGACCACTCGCACAGCTACTTCCGGAACCGCAACTCGCTGCTTGCCTCGCATAGCTTGGTCAACTACCTGGAGTTCGATTTCAACATAGGCCGTTCAAAAATTCGCAACCGCCTAGCCGATGTTGCCACCGGGCAATGGTTGTTATTCCTCGACTGCGATGTAATGGTTGACGACCCGAATTACCTTAAACGTTACATTGAAAATCTACCTAACGCAAAGGTGGTTTGTGGCGGACGTAAGTATGGCCCCCAAGCCATTCCGTCCCGAGCTTCTGCTCCGTTGGAAATACGGCGTTAA
- the rmuC gene encoding DNA recombination protein RmuC, with translation MEVIIALAGVGVGALLIYLILKGKTTNAAKQQAYIDELTAKLNQLTTEADVLAERNRHASETISTLQATLAQRDEERIALTAKVSSLEASLQSATKTTDELRQEIEKLLADIDTKQHQLEQARYRGVELEKENIYLKESLEKQKKDLEAIGEQFTKEFKLLADQILEDKSQRFTKMNAETIDRLLKPLDENIKQFQKQVQEVYEKESRERFSLGEKVKELSELNRTISQEAKNLTEALKGQVKTQGNWGEMILESILSKSGLVKGREYTVQESITDEEGKRFQPDVIISYPDNRKVVIDSKVTLVAYERYCSASNPTEQQAAANELLQSVKRHIDGLSAKSYDELVDSLDFVMMFIPIEPAFMLVMERDPAIWNYAYEKRVLLISPTNLIAALKLIYDLWQREYRNRYAEEIAKKGGQLYDKFVGFLEDFRKIGDSLTSAQKKYEEAFGKLKDGRGNLVVQAQQLKELGAKAKKSIPDDFLPIDNELDE, from the coding sequence ATGGAAGTTATTATCGCGTTAGCCGGAGTTGGAGTAGGCGCATTGCTTATTTACCTGATTTTAAAAGGCAAAACAACTAATGCTGCAAAACAGCAAGCCTATATTGATGAGTTGACCGCAAAGCTGAACCAGTTGACTACCGAGGCTGATGTATTAGCCGAAAGGAACCGACACGCCAGCGAAACCATAAGTACATTACAAGCCACACTTGCACAACGCGATGAGGAAAGAATAGCGCTAACCGCAAAGGTTTCATCGCTTGAAGCATCGCTACAGAGTGCCACTAAAACAACCGATGAGCTGAGGCAGGAAATTGAGAAACTACTGGCTGACATCGACACCAAACAGCATCAGCTTGAACAGGCACGTTACAGGGGAGTAGAACTTGAAAAGGAGAATATCTACCTTAAAGAATCGCTTGAAAAGCAAAAAAAGGACTTAGAGGCAATTGGCGAGCAGTTCACCAAGGAGTTTAAGCTCCTGGCCGACCAAATCCTTGAGGATAAATCGCAACGGTTTACCAAAATGAACGCGGAAACCATCGATAGGCTGCTGAAGCCGCTCGACGAGAATATAAAGCAGTTCCAAAAGCAGGTTCAAGAGGTTTACGAGAAGGAAAGCCGTGAGCGTTTCTCGCTGGGCGAGAAGGTTAAGGAGCTTAGCGAGCTTAACCGAACCATCAGCCAGGAGGCCAAGAACCTAACCGAGGCGCTGAAGGGGCAGGTGAAAACACAGGGAAACTGGGGCGAAATGATTCTGGAGTCCATTCTATCCAAATCGGGGTTGGTAAAGGGGCGTGAGTACACCGTGCAGGAGTCGATAACCGACGAGGAGGGGAAGCGTTTTCAGCCCGATGTTATCATTTCATACCCCGATAACCGCAAGGTGGTGATTGACTCAAAGGTGACACTGGTGGCCTATGAGCGTTATTGCTCGGCATCGAACCCAACGGAGCAGCAAGCTGCTGCAAACGAATTGCTACAATCGGTTAAGCGACATATAGATGGACTATCGGCAAAAAGCTATGATGAGCTGGTTGATTCGCTCGATTTTGTAATGATGTTCATCCCAATTGAACCCGCATTTATGCTTGTGATGGAACGCGACCCGGCAATCTGGAACTATGCCTACGAAAAGCGTGTTTTGCTTATCAGCCCTACAAACCTGATTGCTGCTTTAAAGCTGATATACGATTTGTGGCAGCGCGAGTACCGCAACCGTTACGCTGAGGAAATTGCCAAAAAGGGCGGCCAGCTCTACGATAAGTTTGTGGGTTTCCTGGAAGATTTCCGTAAAATTGGCGATAGCCTCACATCTGCTCAAAAAAAATACGAGGAAGCGTTTGGGAAGCTAAAGGATGGCAGGGGCAACCTTGTGGTTCAGGCACAGCAGCTAAAGGAACTAGGAGCAAAGGCAAAGAAAAGTATCCCCGACGATTTCCTGCCTATTGATAACGAATTGGATGAGTAG